The window GACCAGCGTAAAGCGAAACGGGGCGAATATCCCGCTCGTCCGGGTGGATCATGCGCCGTTACCCTCGACCCCTGCCTGCGACGCAGAGGCTGCCGATTGCGCCGCCAGCCGCTCATCCAGCCGCCGTTGTAATCGCCGTAATCTGCGCGCACGCCGCCGCGATACGAGAAACCGCCACACGACACTTGATCCAAGGTACCCCACCGCCGACGAGACCACGGCCATGACGATGAAACCGAACACGGTAACCCCGGCCACTTCGAACCAGCCGACCAGGGCCTCCCACGAAGCGCCGGACATTTGCGCCTGCGCGTTACCACCTGTTGCGGCATCGAACTTCAGCACGAACGCACCCGTGCGGTTCGCGGCCCACAGCCAGAACGGCACGGTGAACGGGTTGGTGACGAAGGTGACGAGCGCCGCCAGCGGCACGTTCGCGCGCGCTGGCAAGGCAAGGAATGCCGCCAGGAAGATCTGGCCCAGCGGA of the Alteripontixanthobacter maritimus genome contains:
- a CDS encoding DUF2062 domain-containing protein is translated as MGQRFTNWAGNKMPTRDEMAKNRFLAPIAHRFLSPELWRFTRRSVPRGVALGLFAAFIVPLGQIFLAAFLALPARANVPLAALVTFVTNPFTVPFWLWAANRTGAFVLKFDAATGGNAQAQMSGASWEALVGWFEVAGVTVFGFIVMAVVSSAVGYLGSSVVWRFLVSRRRARRLRRLQRRLDERLAAQSAASASQAGVEGNGA